GTCCGCACCGGCCGCCCCTATACTGGCGCATGTCGGCGACAAACGACATTCCCGGGGGTGCACTGGCTTCGACGGGGGTCGCGAAATTGCCTGGCGCATGCCGAGGGGGTAGCTTTCCTCGTTAATCCAGCTGCAAAACTCTAGTTGCCAACGACGACAACTACGCTCTCGCCGCTTAAGGCGTAAGCCCCGAACCCACTTGTTCCCATGCTCGTGGATGTAGGGTCATTATCATGGGAATCCAGCCGCGGCGGCCGCCTGTCTGCCGTGGTTGAACTCACAGGCTGGTCCCGGGATGCGCTTCGCACACCGTGCTGTTCCGGGATGAGATCCAACGGTGGGCTAAGCATGTAGTGCCGGGGATGGAGTGCCTTCGGACGGGGGTTCAATTCCCCCCACCTCCACCATCTTCAAGCAGGACCCCGATCGGAAACGGTCGGGGTCTTCTGCTTTCAGGGCCACAGACGAGGCATGGTGTCGTGGGCGCTTCGGTGGCGGATGCTAGAATCGCGCTTCCCTTGGGGAGTAGCCTGCTTCCGCTCCAGGAAGCGCCGGTATCAACACGCTCGGCCGTCGATGGCCGTGGTGCCGGCAGCCAGTCCTGGTTGGCGAGACCAGCGGTACACGGGCGCGACCGGTCGGCGCAGGCCGTGACCGCGTTCGCGCGCGCCCGACCCCTCTCTCGCATGCATCCTGTTTCCCTGCTTCTCATCGGTCTGGCGATGTCCACCGACGCCTTCGCGGCCGCGGTCGGCAAGGGCGCCGCCATGGGCACCCCGCGTTTTCGCGACGCCCTGCGCGTCGGCCTGATCTTCGGCCTCATCGAGTCGGTCACGCCGGTGATCGGCTGGTGGCTCGGTCGCAGCGCGCTGCCCTGGGTCGAGGCATTCGACCACTGGATCGCGTTCGCGCTGCTGGTCCTGCTGGGCGGCCATATGATCCATTCGGGCCTCAGGCCGTCGCCCGCGGACGACAACGAGGGCCGACACCACGGTTTCTGGACGCTTGCCGCCACCGGCTTCGCCACCAGCATCGATGCGCTGGCGGTGGGCGTCGGCCTGGCACTGCTCGACGTCAACATCGCCGTCATGGCCGCGGTCATCGGGCTGTGCACGCTGGTGATGGTCACGACCGGCGTCATGCTCGGCCGGGTGCTGGGCGCCATGGCCGGGCGGCGTGCCGCCATTCTGGGCGGAGTGATCCTGATCGTGATCGGCATGACGATCGTCTACGAGCACGCCGTCGTCCGCGCCGCTTGACCGCATATAAAGAAAGGGCCGCAATCGCGGCCCTTTCTTCGAAGCAATGATCGATCCCGTTACTGCTGGATCGGCACCAGGGTGATTTCAACGCGGCGGTTCTGCGCGCGGCCGGCGTCGGTGCTGTTGTCGGCGATCGGACGGGTCATGCCCGCACCGACGGTGATGATGCGCTGCTGATTCACGCCCTGCCCGCTCAGGTACTGGGCGACGGCCTGCGCACGACGCTCCGACAGCTGCTGGTTGTAGGCCGCGGCGCCGACGTTGTCGGTGTGGCCGGCCACCTCGATCACCGTCTGCTCGTACTGGCGCAGCGTGTTGGCCACGTTGTTGAGCACCGGATAGAACTGCGACTGGATGTTGGACTGGTCGAAACCGAAGGTCACGTTGCCAGGCATGTTGAGGGTGATGTTGTCGCCCTGGCGGACCACGTCAACACCGGTACCGGCCATCTGCCGGCGCAGTTCGGCTTCCTGGCGGTCCTGGTAGGCGCCCACAGCACCGCCCGTCAAGGCGCCGGCACCGGCACCGATCAGCGCGTGCTGGCGGCGCTCGGTGGCGCTGTCACCGCTGAGCAGACCGGCAACCGCACCGATGCCGGCACCGATCAGCGCGTTGTTGCGGGTGCGGTTGGGATCGTTCGGGTCGCTGCTCTGACCGGTGTAGGTGGCACAACCGGTCAGCATCAGCGCGCCGGCGAGCGCGGCGGTCAGGCCGGTGGTCACGGAATTGCGCATGGGTGTTCTCCCTGGGTTCTGCGCCGGAGGCTTCCGGCGTGTGGGTAGGCGGGTCGCATCCTAGCCACGACCTGGTCGGGATCGGGTGATGGGCTGAATGCGCGGATACAACCCATTCAGTTTGTCGGCTCCGCCTTCCGGGTG
This portion of the Luteimonas yindakuii genome encodes:
- a CDS encoding manganese efflux pump MntP family protein, with the protein product MHPVSLLLIGLAMSTDAFAAAVGKGAAMGTPRFRDALRVGLIFGLIESVTPVIGWWLGRSALPWVEAFDHWIAFALLVLLGGHMIHSGLRPSPADDNEGRHHGFWTLAATGFATSIDALAVGVGLALLDVNIAVMAAVIGLCTLVMVTTGVMLGRVLGAMAGRRAAILGGVILIVIGMTIVYEHAVVRAA
- a CDS encoding OmpA family protein, with product MRNSVTTGLTAALAGALMLTGCATYTGQSSDPNDPNRTRNNALIGAGIGAVAGLLSGDSATERRQHALIGAGAGALTGGAVGAYQDRQEAELRRQMAGTGVDVVRQGDNITLNMPGNVTFGFDQSNIQSQFYPVLNNVANTLRQYEQTVIEVAGHTDNVGAAAYNQQLSERRAQAVAQYLSGQGVNQQRIITVGAGMTRPIADNSTDAGRAQNRRVEITLVPIQQ